One window of the Saccopteryx leptura isolate mSacLep1 chromosome 9, mSacLep1_pri_phased_curated, whole genome shotgun sequence genome contains the following:
- the COX4I1 gene encoding cytochrome c oxidase subunit 4 isoform 1, mitochondrial, which yields MLTTRVFSLIGKRAVSTSACVRAHGSVVKSEDYALPSYVDRRDYPLPDVTHVKNLSASQKALKEKEKNPWSSLSVDEKVELYRIKFNESFAEMNRSTNEWKTIVGTAMFFIGFTALILIWEKHYVYGPIPHTFEEEWVAKQTKRMLDMKVSPIQGFAAKWDYDKNEWKK from the exons atgtTGACTACCAGAGTATTTAGCCTAATTGGCAAGCGAGCAGTTTCCACCTCAGCGTGTGTACGAGCACATG ggaGTGTTGTGAAGAGTGAAGATTATGCTCTCCCAAGTTATGTTGATCGACGTGACTATCCCTTGCCTGATGTGACCCATGTCAAGAACCTTTCTGCCAGCCAGAAAGCcttgaaagagaaggagaagaaccCCTGGAGCAGTCTGTCAGTTGATGAAAAAGTTGAAT TGTATCGCATTAAGTTCAACGAGAGCTTTGCTGAAATGAACAGGAGCACGAATGAGTGGAAGACAATTGTGGGCACTGCCATGTTCTTCATCGGTTTCACTGCTCTCATTCTCATCTGGGAGAAGCACTATG TGTATGGTCCCATCCCGCACACCTTTGAAGAGGAGTGGGTGGCCAAGCAGACCAAGCGGATGCTCGACATGAAGGTCAGCCCGATCCAGGGCTTCGCTGCCAAGTGGGACTACGACAAGAACGAGTGGAAGAAATAA